From Coffea arabica cultivar ET-39 chromosome 10e, Coffea Arabica ET-39 HiFi, whole genome shotgun sequence, one genomic window encodes:
- the LOC140015377 gene encoding F-box/kelch-repeat protein At5g42350-like, which produces MSERLSGEESLCQDVESLSVSKRLVRSVSQKLKRKNHRGEGEEGDDTRAVSLSCLTLYGRGGGCKVGAETGEEFVDYGGRRRSTSEETKVYAAICGKEETAVDCFAYGMKEKFWRRNNRRILQLKAAPHDSMNVFLPDDILEMCLLRLPLTSLMNARLVCKKWRSLTSTIRFMHMRREGLYQSPWLFLFGVVKDGYCSGVIHALDVSLNQWHKIDAAILKGRFLFSVTSVQDDVFVVGGCSSLTNFGKVDRSSFKTHKGVLVFSPLTKSWRKAASMKYARSSPILGVFEVGPDCLIRAQQNRYERRFYRPRVGGVSDVYEDPHRLSVRRQFRHSVDGNDVLTTHPKQHKSSGQKGENTCKDHRRYVVVAVGGLGSWDEPLDSGELYDFVSNKWTEIPRLPADFGVACSGVVCSGIFYVYSETDKLVGYDVERGYWVRIQTTPSPPRVHEYYPKLISCGGRLFMLSVSWCEGEGQIGRRNKAVRKLWELDLRCFSWREVSVHPDAPMDWNAAFVADKSLIFGLEMFKIFGQVLDFVTVFDMSDARTSWSHISRNHVAHELDAASCMTKSMAVLHL; this is translated from the coding sequence ATGTCTGAAAGATTATCTGGAGAAGAATCTCTTTGTCAAGACGTTGAATCCTTGAGCGTGTCAAAACGCCTGGTTAGAAGCGTCAGCCAgaaattgaaaaggaagaaCCATAGAGGAGAAGGGGAAGAGGGCGATGACACCAGGGCTGTATCCTTGAGCTGTCTTACCCTGTATGGCAGAGGTGGAGGATGCAAGGTAGGTGCTGAAACTGGAGAAGAGTTTGTGGATTACGGAGGTAGAAGGCGGTCAACCAGTGAGGAAACTAAAGTATATGCAGCAATTTGTGGAAAGGAGGAAACAGCTGTTGATTGCTTCGCCTATGGGATGAAGGAGAAATTCTGGAGGAGGAATAATAGGAGAATTTTACAACTTAAAGCAGCTCCACATGACAGCATGAATGTGTTTCTTCCGGATGACATTCTGGAAATGTGCTTGCTGAGACTTCCCCTTACGAGTCTCATGAATGCCCGTCTTGTGTGCAAGAAGTGGAGGAGCTTGACATCAACGATTCGTTTCATGCATATGAGACGAGAAGGGTTGTATCAGAGTCCATGGTTGTTTCTATTTGGAGTTGTTAAAGACGGTTACTGTTCTGGGGTGATACATGCCCTGGATGTATCGCTGAACCAGTGGCATAAGATAGATGCAGCGATTCTCAAGGGAAGGTTCTTGTTTTCTGTTACCAGCGTCCAGGATGATGTGTTTGTCGTTGGCGGTTGTTCTAGCCTGACAAACTTTGGAAAAGTGGATAGAAGCTCATTTAAGACGCATAAAGGAGTTCTGGTGTTTAGCCCCTTGACGAAGTCTTGGCGCAAAGCTGCATCTATGAAATATGCTAGATCATCACCCATTCTAGGAGTTTTTGAAGTCGGTCCAGACTGTTTGATCAGAGCTCAGCAAAATAGATATGAAAGAAGATTTTACCGGCCAAGGGTTGGCGGTGTGTCTGATGTCTATGAGGATCCTCACAGACTATCAGTTCGACGTCAATTTAGGCACTCTGTTGATGGAAATGATGTTTTGACAACCCATCCAAAGCAGCATAAGTCATCTGGACAAAAGGGTGAAAATACATGTAAAGATCACAGAAGGTATGTAGTCGTTGCTGTGGGAGGTCTTGGATCTTGGGACGAGCCTTTAGATTCGGGGGAGCTTTAtgattttgtttcaaataaatGGACAGAAATCCCAAGGCTGCCTGCAGATTTTGGGGTTGCCTGTTCTGGTGTCGTTTGCAGCGGAATATTTTATGTCTATTCAGAAACTGACAAGCTTGTCGGATATGACGTAGAAAGGGGCTATTGGGTGAGAATCCAAACCACGCCGTCTCCTCCCCGCGTTCACGAGTACTATCCAAAGCTCATATCGTGTGGTGGTCGTTTATTCATGCTCTCTGTCTCATGGTGTGAAGGGGAAGGTCAAATAGGGAGGAGAAACAAAGCAGTTAGGAAGCTGTGGGAGCTCGATCTCAGGTGTTTCAGCTGGAGAGAGGTTTCGGTACACCCGGATGCACCGATGGATTGGAATGCTGCATTTGTTGCTGATAAAAGTTTGATATTCGGGCTTGAAATGTTCAAAATATTCGGACAAGTGTTGGACTTCGTGACCGTGTTCGACATGTCGGACGCAAGGACAAGCTGGAGTCATATTTCAAGGAATCACGTAGCTCACGAACTGGACGCAGCTTCTTGCATGACCAAGTCGATGGCAGTGCTTCATctgtaa
- the LOC140015376 gene encoding U-box domain-containing protein 44-like isoform X1, with protein sequence MAGSWDGGNDLASQSDDSYHFDRLHIEPIYDAFLCPLTKQVMRDPVTLENGQTFEREAIEKWFKQCKESGRRLVCPLTQRELRSTELNPSIALRNTIEEWNARNEAVQLDMARRSLTSGSLEQDILQALKFIQYLCQKSRSNKHVIRNEEMIPMIIDMLKSSFRRTRLKALETLRIVVEEDSDNKEIMAQGDTVRTVVKFLSNEQSKEREEAVLLLYELSKSEALCEKIGSVNGAILILVGMASSTSENIVAVEMADKTLENLGKSENNVRQMAENGRLQPLLRLLLEGSSETKLSMAAFLGDLVLNNDVKVLVARTVGSSLINILKSGNIQSREAALKALNQMSSHDASARILIEAGILPPLVKDLFTVGAHQLPMRLKEVSATILANVVSSGYDFDSVPVGPEQQTLVSEDIIHNLLHLISNTGPAIECKLLQVLVGLTNSLITISSVVSAIKSSGATISLVQFIEAPQKDLRLASIKLLQNLSPYMGPELASCLRGTSGQLGSLIKIISENIGITEEQAAAVGLLADLPERDMGLTRQMLDEGAFQLVNLRILRIRQGETRGSRFMTPYLEGLVKVLSRVTFALADELDAIALCRNHNLAAVFIELLQTNGLDNVQMVSALALENLSQESKNLTKLPELPSPGFCVSIFPCLSKPTIITGLCTVHRGTCSLKETFCLLEGQAVGKLVALLDHTNEKVVEASLAALCTLLDDGVDIEQGVHVLCEAEGIRPILDVLLEKRTENLRRRAVWAVERILRSDDIAYEISGDPNVSTALVDAFQHGDYRTRQIAERALKHVDKIPNFSGVFPNVG encoded by the exons ATGGCTGGAAGCTGGGATGGAGGTAATGACCTGGCAAGCCAGTCAGATGATAGCTACCATTTTGACAGACTACATATAGAGCCCATCTATGATGCATTCCTATGCCCTTTGACAAAACAGGTAATGCGGGATCCTGTAACACTGGAGAATGGGCAAACTTTTGAGAGAGAAGCCATTGAAAAATGGTTCAAACAATGTAAAGAGTCTGGAAGAAGGCTAGTTTGCCCATTAACTCAAAGAGAGTTACGGAGCACAGAACTGAATCCAAGCATAGCCTTGCGGAACACAATTGAAGAATGGAATGCTAGGAATGAAGCTGTTCAACTTGATATGGCTCGGAGATCATTGACTTCGGGCAGCTTAGAGCAAGATATTTTGCAGGCTTTGAAGTTTATCCAATATCTATGTCAAAAAAGCCGATCAAATAAGCATGTAATCCGTAATGAAGAGATGATACCTATGATTATTGATATGTTAAAGAGTAGCTTTCGAAGAACTCGGTTGAAAGCTTTGGAAACTCTTCGAATTGTGGTTGAAGAAGATTCTGACAATAAG GAAATAATGGCTCAAGGGGACACTGTACGCACAGTTGTGAAGTTCTTGTCTAATGAACAatcaaaagaaagagaagaagctGTTCTTCTGCTATATGAGCTCTCCAAATCTGAAGCTTTATGTGAAAAGATTGGTTCAGTTAATGGAGCAATTCTCATTTTAGTAGGAATGGCAAGCAGCACGTCGGAGAACATTGTGGCTGTTGAGATGGCGGATAAAACTCTGGAGAATCTGGGAAAATCTGAGAATAATGTCAGACAAATGGCTGAAAATGGTAGATTGCAGCCTTTACTGAGACTACTGCTTGAAG GATCTTCAGAAACCAAACTATCTATGGCTGCATTTCTTGGTGACTTGGTTCTTAACAATGATGTGAAAGTCTTGGTGGCTAGAACAGTTGGGTCATCACTGATCAACATCTTGAAGAGTGGTAATATCCAATCAAGAGAGGCTGCCTTGAAAGCTCTAAATCAAATGTCATCACATGATGCAAGTGCCAGAATCTTAATAGAGGCTGGTATACTTCCCCCCCTTGTCAAGGATCTCTTCACTGTTGGTGCCCACCAACTGCCCATGCGACTGAAGGAAGTATCTGCAACAATCCTTGCTAATGTTGTGAGTTCAGGATATGACTTTGACTCTGTTCCCGTTGGACCTGAACAACAAACTCTGGTTTCAGAGGACATCATTCATAATCTCCTCCATCTTATAAGCAACACTGGCCCTGCCATAGAGTGTAAGCTTCTTCAGGTGCTTGTTGGGCTGACTAACTCTCTGATTACTATTTCtagtgttgtttctgcaattaaAAGCTCTGGTGCCACAATAAGTTTGGTACAGTTTATTGAAGCTCCACAAAAAGATTTAAGACTGGCTTCCATAAAACTTCTCCAGAACCTTTCTCCATATATGGGTCCAGAACTAGCTAGTTGCTTACGTGGAACATCTGGCCAGCTTGGTAGCCTAATCAAAATCATATCAGAAAATATTGGTATAACTGAGGAACAAGCAGCTGCTGTTGGGCTTTTAGCTGATCTTCCTGAAAGGGATATGGGTCTTACACGGCAGATGCTAGATGAAGGTGCATTCCAGCTGGTTAACTTAAGAATTCTTAGGATCCGGCAGGGGGAGACTAGAGGTAGTCGCTTTATGACTCCTTACCTAGAAGGTCTGGTTAAGGTTTTGTCAAGGGTCACGTTTGCCTTGGCTGATGAGCTGGATGCCATTGCCCTTTGTCGGAACCACAATCTTGCAGCTGTCTTCATAGAACTTTTACAGACCAATGGGCTTGACAATGTTCAGATGGTTTCCGCATTGGCTTTGGAAAACTTATCTCAAGAATCAAAAAACTTGACCAAATTGCCTGAATTGCCAAGTCCTGGGTTTTGTGTTTCGATTTTCCCCTGTCTAAGCAAGCCGACTATCATAACTGGATTGTGTACAGTACACAGAGGAACATGTTCGCTCAAAGAAACCTTTTGTCTCCTGGAAGGACAAGCTGTGGGGAAGCTAGTTGCCCTCCTAGACCACACCAATGAAAAGGTGGTTGAGGCTTCTCTTGCAGCATTGTGCACCTTGTTGGATGATGGGGTTGACATTGAACAAGGGGTTCATGTATTGTGCGAGGCAGAAGGGATCAGGCCTATTCTTGATGTGTTACTGGAGAAACGGACAGAGAACCTGAGGAGGAGGGCTGTTTGGGCAGTTGAGCGAATTTTGCGCTCTGATGATATAGCCTATGAAATTTCTGGTGACCCTAATGTAAGTACTGCACTTGTGGATGCTTTCCAGCATGGTGATTATCGGACACGCCAGATTGCCGAGCGAGCCCTGAAGCACGTGGATAAGATTCCAAACTTCTCTGGTGTCTTTCCAAATGTAGGATAA
- the LOC140015376 gene encoding U-box domain-containing protein 44-like isoform X2, producing the protein MEVMRDPVTLENGQTFEREAIEKWFKQCKESGRRLVCPLTQRELRSTELNPSIALRNTIEEWNARNEAVQLDMARRSLTSGSLEQDILQALKFIQYLCQKSRSNKHVIRNEEMIPMIIDMLKSSFRRTRLKALETLRIVVEEDSDNKEIMAQGDTVRTVVKFLSNEQSKEREEAVLLLYELSKSEALCEKIGSVNGAILILVGMASSTSENIVAVEMADKTLENLGKSENNVRQMAENGRLQPLLRLLLEGSSETKLSMAAFLGDLVLNNDVKVLVARTVGSSLINILKSGNIQSREAALKALNQMSSHDASARILIEAGILPPLVKDLFTVGAHQLPMRLKEVSATILANVVSSGYDFDSVPVGPEQQTLVSEDIIHNLLHLISNTGPAIECKLLQVLVGLTNSLITISSVVSAIKSSGATISLVQFIEAPQKDLRLASIKLLQNLSPYMGPELASCLRGTSGQLGSLIKIISENIGITEEQAAAVGLLADLPERDMGLTRQMLDEGAFQLVNLRILRIRQGETRGSRFMTPYLEGLVKVLSRVTFALADELDAIALCRNHNLAAVFIELLQTNGLDNVQMVSALALENLSQESKNLTKLPELPSPGFCVSIFPCLSKPTIITGLCTVHRGTCSLKETFCLLEGQAVGKLVALLDHTNEKVVEASLAALCTLLDDGVDIEQGVHVLCEAEGIRPILDVLLEKRTENLRRRAVWAVERILRSDDIAYEISGDPNVSTALVDAFQHGDYRTRQIAERALKHVDKIPNFSGVFPNVG; encoded by the exons ATGGAG GTAATGCGGGATCCTGTAACACTGGAGAATGGGCAAACTTTTGAGAGAGAAGCCATTGAAAAATGGTTCAAACAATGTAAAGAGTCTGGAAGAAGGCTAGTTTGCCCATTAACTCAAAGAGAGTTACGGAGCACAGAACTGAATCCAAGCATAGCCTTGCGGAACACAATTGAAGAATGGAATGCTAGGAATGAAGCTGTTCAACTTGATATGGCTCGGAGATCATTGACTTCGGGCAGCTTAGAGCAAGATATTTTGCAGGCTTTGAAGTTTATCCAATATCTATGTCAAAAAAGCCGATCAAATAAGCATGTAATCCGTAATGAAGAGATGATACCTATGATTATTGATATGTTAAAGAGTAGCTTTCGAAGAACTCGGTTGAAAGCTTTGGAAACTCTTCGAATTGTGGTTGAAGAAGATTCTGACAATAAG GAAATAATGGCTCAAGGGGACACTGTACGCACAGTTGTGAAGTTCTTGTCTAATGAACAatcaaaagaaagagaagaagctGTTCTTCTGCTATATGAGCTCTCCAAATCTGAAGCTTTATGTGAAAAGATTGGTTCAGTTAATGGAGCAATTCTCATTTTAGTAGGAATGGCAAGCAGCACGTCGGAGAACATTGTGGCTGTTGAGATGGCGGATAAAACTCTGGAGAATCTGGGAAAATCTGAGAATAATGTCAGACAAATGGCTGAAAATGGTAGATTGCAGCCTTTACTGAGACTACTGCTTGAAG GATCTTCAGAAACCAAACTATCTATGGCTGCATTTCTTGGTGACTTGGTTCTTAACAATGATGTGAAAGTCTTGGTGGCTAGAACAGTTGGGTCATCACTGATCAACATCTTGAAGAGTGGTAATATCCAATCAAGAGAGGCTGCCTTGAAAGCTCTAAATCAAATGTCATCACATGATGCAAGTGCCAGAATCTTAATAGAGGCTGGTATACTTCCCCCCCTTGTCAAGGATCTCTTCACTGTTGGTGCCCACCAACTGCCCATGCGACTGAAGGAAGTATCTGCAACAATCCTTGCTAATGTTGTGAGTTCAGGATATGACTTTGACTCTGTTCCCGTTGGACCTGAACAACAAACTCTGGTTTCAGAGGACATCATTCATAATCTCCTCCATCTTATAAGCAACACTGGCCCTGCCATAGAGTGTAAGCTTCTTCAGGTGCTTGTTGGGCTGACTAACTCTCTGATTACTATTTCtagtgttgtttctgcaattaaAAGCTCTGGTGCCACAATAAGTTTGGTACAGTTTATTGAAGCTCCACAAAAAGATTTAAGACTGGCTTCCATAAAACTTCTCCAGAACCTTTCTCCATATATGGGTCCAGAACTAGCTAGTTGCTTACGTGGAACATCTGGCCAGCTTGGTAGCCTAATCAAAATCATATCAGAAAATATTGGTATAACTGAGGAACAAGCAGCTGCTGTTGGGCTTTTAGCTGATCTTCCTGAAAGGGATATGGGTCTTACACGGCAGATGCTAGATGAAGGTGCATTCCAGCTGGTTAACTTAAGAATTCTTAGGATCCGGCAGGGGGAGACTAGAGGTAGTCGCTTTATGACTCCTTACCTAGAAGGTCTGGTTAAGGTTTTGTCAAGGGTCACGTTTGCCTTGGCTGATGAGCTGGATGCCATTGCCCTTTGTCGGAACCACAATCTTGCAGCTGTCTTCATAGAACTTTTACAGACCAATGGGCTTGACAATGTTCAGATGGTTTCCGCATTGGCTTTGGAAAACTTATCTCAAGAATCAAAAAACTTGACCAAATTGCCTGAATTGCCAAGTCCTGGGTTTTGTGTTTCGATTTTCCCCTGTCTAAGCAAGCCGACTATCATAACTGGATTGTGTACAGTACACAGAGGAACATGTTCGCTCAAAGAAACCTTTTGTCTCCTGGAAGGACAAGCTGTGGGGAAGCTAGTTGCCCTCCTAGACCACACCAATGAAAAGGTGGTTGAGGCTTCTCTTGCAGCATTGTGCACCTTGTTGGATGATGGGGTTGACATTGAACAAGGGGTTCATGTATTGTGCGAGGCAGAAGGGATCAGGCCTATTCTTGATGTGTTACTGGAGAAACGGACAGAGAACCTGAGGAGGAGGGCTGTTTGGGCAGTTGAGCGAATTTTGCGCTCTGATGATATAGCCTATGAAATTTCTGGTGACCCTAATGTAAGTACTGCACTTGTGGATGCTTTCCAGCATGGTGATTATCGGACACGCCAGATTGCCGAGCGAGCCCTGAAGCACGTGGATAAGATTCCAAACTTCTCTGGTGTCTTTCCAAATGTAGGATAA